The window CGCACCGTCCCTAATGCGAACGGCCATGGCAATCCACCGAAATTCGCGTCCACGTGACGTCCCACCCTTGTAGTTTGGATGGCGCTCTCCGGTTTGCAAGTACGTCGTCCAGGCCACACCGCATGACCGAGTGCAGTAGTGATTCCGGTCTGCCTTCCACTCGCGGACGTCCATCGGTGTGCCACACCAGTTACACCGGACAGTCACTGTTGTCTCCTTCTCGTGTGCGGCTGCCATGTGCACACGGAGTCCCTTACTACCCTGGAAATCATCGCCACAATGTGGGCACGTCTTCTGATTGGTAGTCGACCTACTCTTTTTGTTTACTGTCATCTTCGATTACTCGTCCATCCGTATCTGCCTCGATCAACTCGATGAGTCGTTGTTCGAGGCTTTTCGTCCGTGGAACTGTCTCTTTCCACGCGTTCCACGTCTCGTCGTCGACCTGAAATTGATATTTGACCATGCATCCGTTTCGACAGGTTACGCCATTAGCGTTTCTTACTGTGTGTCTGGAATACTTATACTTTGTTAGTCTAACTAAGACTTAGTAAGTACTAAGCTGCTAGCGATCAGAGGTAGAACTATAGGCACAAGCGGCCGTAAGATCTCGGCCCGATGCTGGAACATCGAGCCTTGTGCCTTGGGATAAGGCAATGACGACTACAACGACCACGCACGAAACCGTTTCGGCTGAACCACGAACGAACACCATCCTCGAGCGCCCGGGCTCCCATTACACCTACCTCGGCGAGGACACCGAAGGCGGGCATCACCATCTCAACGAGGAAACGGACACGATCTACGTCACCGACCACCCACCGGAACGCTACCTCCCCACCAACGCCGCAATCTACTGGTTCCGCATCCATGGAGCCCTCGAGCACGTCGAACCCCTCTCCTCACGCTTGGTGCGCGAGTGGGTGGCCTACGTCGACCACGTCCGCGGGTGGACGACTCCACCGCTGCTGATCAACGCCACGTTCCTCCAGGGAGGGTTCAACCGATGACGCCCATCCACATCACCGACGACGGCACCCGACTCGTCCTCGAGCTCGAGCAGCCCATTACACCCGGTGACCTCGAGCGCGCCTACTGCACCCTGCTCGAGGAGGTGGCGCGATGATCACACTCGAGTGGACGCCTCTTGAGGGCCGCCCCCGAAAAGTGGTGTTCGACTCCCAGCCTGAGGGCGCGTGTGCCTGGCTCCGGTGTGAGTACGAACGCCGAAACGGCAGGTGGCGCCTGTGTGGCTGTGAGCCCCTCGCGTCGCTCACGCTCGAGCAGGCGGGCACCGACACGGATCTGACGACCCACCGGGGTGAGGGCGATGTCTGAGGCGCTCACGGCCATCTGTGACCGACTCGAGACGCTCGAGAACCAGAACCACCGACTCACCGACCGCGTCGACGACCTCGAACGCGATCTCGAGCAGACCCAGACGAAACTCGACCAGACACAAACCGATCTCGAGGCACTCGAATTGGAGAACGAACAGCTTCGCAATCGCCTCGAGAGCCACCAGACCGACCTCACCCAGACCACGGCCCTCACCGAGGCCACCCGCAAACGCACGGGCGCCAACAAAACCCGCCTCGCGGAACTCCAGGCGCGCGAACTCGAGAAGGGTGCGCACCTGCTCGCCGACGGTGTCGACCCCGATGAGATCGATATCGTGGGTGACCACCTCGAGCGATTCACCAAGGACGATGGGCAGACCTACGTTCGCCTACCCGATCATGACGACCCGCTCGAGCGCGGTGGCTCGCCGACGCTCACCCACGGCGATCTCCTCCCGATCCAGCAACTCGCTCGGATGGACGACGACATGCTCCGATCCACCACGAACGCCCTGCCCACCAGACTCGCTGCCACGCTGTGGAACGCACGGGTGGACTCGAGTGTGGGTGACAACCCGTGGCAATCGGGCTGCAAGGGTATCAAGGAGTACGTGAAAGCCAGTGACCTCAAACATTGGATCCGCCGCCAAGAGCGCGGTGTCAGTGACGCGTATGCAAAGAAGCTCGTCTCGAGAACCATCGATGCCCTCCTCGACCTCTCACACAATCGAGTGGCCGTCCGGAAACGCACCGAACGAAAGAACGGCCTCGAGTACACTGAACGTCGACTGATCATCCCGATAGATGCAGCAATCCCTGGTGAGACAGGCACCTCGAGTGAGTCCACACCACCGGAGACAGCTGACGTCCTCGGGTAACCATGGACATCCTCGAATAACCTCCCTCGAGAGAGGCCTTACATCTCACACAAATACCTGAACCACGCGCTGGGACGGTCTGTTAGTGGGTTGGTTACTGGACAGTGGGTCGCTCGAGCTGTCCTCGGCAGTCACACAACGAGACACCACCACAGCGGTCACCGAAGACGACGACTGTCCACGGTGAACCACTCCACAGCAATTCCCAGTCGAGTACAGAGAGAGAGAATATGACGAGTCTCAATCACAGGGATCCGTCAGTTTCCTGAACGCTCACCGGTGGGTTCAAGACGCTGCGTAAGGAACCCTTACATAGAATGAGTACCGATCCCGAAGTAACGACGGTCACCTCGAAGGGGCAGATCACGATTCCAAGTCGGCTTCGTGAGCAGTTCGGCCTCGAAAAGGGAACGAAACTGATGGTCGTACCGACGGAGTACGGCCTCGTCTTAAAAAAGATTGATCTTCCATCGGTCGAAGAGTTCCAGAAACGCGTCGAACAACGTGAGAAAAACGTTGAGCTCTCGATGGACGAGGTCAGCCGACTGGTACACGACGCACGAGGCGCTGATGAATGAGAGCTGTTCTTGATACAAACGTTCTCATCTCCTCCGTCATTTCGACCGGCACTCCTCACGAGGTGGTTGTCGCAGGGTTCAACGGTGAGTATCAGATTGTCGTGTCTGTCGCCACGTTGATGGAGTTTCGGGAGACGCTCCTAAAATATCCAGATCGGTTCCAGATGGAGAGAGAAGACGTCCAGAAGGAAGTGGAGACCATCCGGTACTTTGCAGAGTTTGTGGAGCCAAACGAAGAAATCACAGCAGTGGTGGATGATCCTGATGACGATAAATTCTTGGAGGCGGCTATTGCGGGGAACGTGGATTACCTCGTTTCCGGCGACAAACATTTGTTGACTCTCGAGTCGTTCCGAGGAATCGAGATTGTCACCCCACGAGCGTTCTACACACTCCTTTCGGAGGATACCTGAAGACCACGACGAGCCTCGAGGAACGCTAAGCGCGTACCCTCGAGCGCTTCACCAAAGACGATAGTCGGGCCTACGTCCGCCTCCCCGATTACGACGACCCGCTCGAGCGCGGTGGCTCGCCGACGCTCACCTACGGCGATCTCCTCCCGATCCAGCAACTCGCCCGGATGGACGACGATATGCTTCGCTCGACGACCAACGCCCTGCCCACGCGGCTGGCTGCCACGCTGTGGAACGCACGCGTGGACTCGAGCGTGGGCGACAATCCCTGGACGACCGGCTGCAAGGGTATCAAGGAGTACGTCAAAGCCAGCGACCTCAAACACTGGATTCGCCGGAAAGAGCGCGGTGTCAGTGATGCGTACGCCAAGAAACTCGTCTCGAGAACCATCGACGCCCTTCTCGAGCTCTCACACAATCGGGTGGCCGTCCGGAAACGCACCGAGCGAAAGAACGGCCTCGAGTACACCGAACGCCGGCTGATCATTCCGGAGGACGTGGAGATCCCTGGTGAGACAGGGAACTCGAATGAAAACACCCCGCCACCGGAGACAGCTGACGTCCTCGGGTGACCATGGACACCCCTGTATGAACACCCTCGAGAGAGGCCATACCTCTCACAGGAATACCTGAACCACGTACTCGAGCGGTCTGTTGGTGGGTTGGGTACTGGACAGTGGATCGCTCGAGCAGTCCTCGGCAGTCATCGCAGAAGACGGGCTTAGGTCAGCCACCGAAGACGACGACTGTCCACGGCTACAGATCATCGTATTTCCACTACCTCGAGTGGAGAGCAGCCACCTTTGTCGACGGTTAAGGCGAATACCCCATCCTTCAGATCGGGGTGTTGAGGAAGTCGTCACAGCTGCTGTGGCCATCATCACACGACATAATTGGGATAGATACTAAACTATTAGTTCTCGTGGGATGTAGTGTGAGCAATGAGCGATCACTCACGCGCATGGCCTGCGGAGATGGATGCTGGCGACCGCGTCAGGCATGTCGCGTTGACTCGGACGATGCCACGAAACGCCGGCTGGATTGCCGAGGAGGCCGACGTCTCGAGGGATACGGCCGTCAAATATCTCGAGCGGATGGCCGACCAGGGCGAGCTCGAGGTTGTCGAGACAGCTGACGGCACGTGCTACATGCCAGACGCTGTCACTCAGTTTCTCCGCGACGTCCGTACCCTCGCAGAAGAACACTCCGTAGACGAACTGACCAATGAGTTGCGTGCGATTGGTGACGAAATCGACTCGTGGATGTCGACGTACGAGGTCGAGACACTCGAGGAACTTCGCCAGAGTATTGGCCGTGAAGCGCTGTCGGCCGACGATCGGCGTGAGCGTCTCGAAATCATCGAGGAATGGGAGTACAACATCCAGGTGCGGGAAGCGCTGGAGCTTGCCATTAGCCTTCAGCGTTCACTGACGAGACTCGATGCAAACCCACGACTCGAGAGTTTACAAGTCGTGCGTCAATCAAACCGTCTGTAACCCGAGACTGTACTCGAGCGCCGTGTCGACTTCAGATAGTCGTTCGTCGGGAATCGAGCCGATCACGTCGGTGATTCGGTGCTCGATCGAGACAGTTCGGAGCTGGCTACAGAGTGCGATTGAATCTTCGCGTAAGGCGCACTCATCGGCCGAGACGAGCACCTCGAACGGATACAGCTCATCATCAAAAGCCGTTGTGAAAGGGACGACAATGGTGGTGGGGGCGTTCTCGTTGCCGATATCGTTTTGGACGACGAGACAGGGTCGAGTGCCACGCTGTTCTGAGCCGCGGGTCGGATCGAGTGCCACAATGACGATATCGCCACGGCGAATATGTGTGCCCATCTACTCTTCCCACTCGGGGGCCTCACCAAGCTGATCGTTCGCCTCCTGAGAGACACTGGCCATCTCCTCAGTAAGCTCTTGATGGTGCTCGGCACGGCGTCGGTATCCCTCGGCAAGCTCTCCACGCGAAACCGGTTTCTCGATGACGATCTTATCGCCCTCTTCACGGATCGTCACTTCATCACCGCCGTGAATACCGAACGCCTCACGAAAACGCTTTGGCAGGGTCACCTGCCCACGCTCGCCAACCTTCCGTTTCTCTGCTTCGTCCATACATATTCATACCATATTCATACCTATAACGATGATGGTTGCTGAACGCTCCCTCGAGGAGGGGACGATTCTCCATGGCGATGAGACGGTCAAAGCCAGCGATCAGCGCCGCCTCAAAAACCGAGTCGAGGACTCGGAAGCATCTCGCCTCGAAGAACGGCGATCGTTCGTTGATCGCCTCGCAGAAGATGACGTTTGATAGTCTTCTCTTCAAGAATTAAACGTTCTGACGTGTACCTCATGCGTTCGCTTCGTCTCGAGTCACATCAGGAACGTGCAACGGGAGATCCACCTCAAGGGAGTCGTACCAGACAGTTGGTTGCTTATTCCGACCGTCCTGTTCAAAACGGAGCAGATGGAGCGACTCGAGTTCCTCGAGGTTGGTGTGAACTTGGCGGACGTCACGGTCGACGAGCCGGGCTGCCTCGCGAATACTCTTTGGTTCGTGTTGGACTATCGTCCGGAGGAGCTCCAGGTTTTTTGGACGGGTGACACGATGGATATCGTCAGGATCGTCGAAGATCACCTCGAAATGAGGCTCTGGTATCTCACCGCGATCGAGCGCTTGAAGGGCATCTCGTAGCCCACCTTCAT of the Natronosalvus vescus genome contains:
- a CDS encoding putative toxin-antitoxin system toxin component, PIN family, which produces MRAVLDTNVLISSVISTGTPHEVVVAGFNGEYQIVVSVATLMEFRETLLKYPDRFQMEREDVQKEVETIRYFAEFVEPNEEITAVVDDPDDDKFLEAAIAGNVDYLVSGDKHLLTLESFRGIEIVTPRAFYTLLSEDT
- a CDS encoding HNH endonuclease, with the protein product MTVNKKSRSTTNQKTCPHCGDDFQGSKGLRVHMAAAHEKETTVTVRCNWCGTPMDVREWKADRNHYCTRSCGVAWTTYLQTGERHPNYKGGTSRGREFRWIAMAVRIRDGACVRCGREKTSDGRALHVHHIIPEAKAEDPHDPQNLLSVCEACHQSLEGLPPEVQLQDCGIESRDILRLRGEAATWMEKYRERVATFETAPDPWPGMFAEAQKHLKQRSE
- a CDS encoding AbrB/MazE/SpoVT family DNA-binding domain-containing protein is translated as MSTDPEVTTVTSKGQITIPSRLREQFGLEKGTKLMVVPTEYGLVLKKIDLPSVEEFQKRVEQREKNVELSMDEVSRLVHDARGADE
- a CDS encoding type II toxin-antitoxin system PemK/MazF family toxin — its product is MGTHIRRGDIVIVALDPTRGSEQRGTRPCLVVQNDIGNENAPTTIVVPFTTAFDDELYPFEVLVSADECALREDSIALCSQLRTVSIEHRITDVIGSIPDERLSEVDTALEYSLGLQTV
- a CDS encoding transcriptional regulator, whose product is MENTGNQADGDRTMYIRFQSGDEGGLRDALQALDRGEIPEPHFEVIFDDPDDIHRVTRPKNLELLRTIVQHEPKSIREAARLVDRDVRQVHTNLEELESLHLLRFEQDGRNKQPTVWYDSLEVDLPLHVPDVTRDEANA
- a CDS encoding DUF7342 family protein — translated: MSDHSRAWPAEMDAGDRVRHVALTRTMPRNAGWIAEEADVSRDTAVKYLERMADQGELEVVETADGTCYMPDAVTQFLRDVRTLAEEHSVDELTNELRAIGDEIDSWMSTYEVETLEELRQSIGREALSADDRRERLEIIEEWEYNIQVREALELAISLQRSLTRLDANPRLESLQVVRQSNRL
- a CDS encoding AbrB/MazE/SpoVT family DNA-binding domain-containing protein; amino-acid sequence: MDEAEKRKVGERGQVTLPKRFREAFGIHGGDEVTIREEGDKIVIEKPVSRGELAEGYRRRAEHHQELTEEMASVSQEANDQLGEAPEWEE